A portion of the Rhodococcus pseudokoreensis genome contains these proteins:
- a CDS encoding signal peptidase I translates to MDTTTTPPGTDHTGPLWWVRTIASWVLLLTMCAILVVTILIPMVAGAQRFTVLTGSMTPTYPPGTLLVVTPADPGTLGVGTAITYQIESGRPAVVTHRIVAVEQNTIGERTFLTQGDANRTPDEKPVRGEQIRGRVWYSVPYLGHVNSWLTGQQRTWILGAVVTGLFGYAAYMFLSGVRDGRREKVRDDA, encoded by the coding sequence ATGGACACCACGACCACTCCTCCCGGCACCGACCACACCGGACCCCTCTGGTGGGTGCGCACCATCGCGAGCTGGGTTCTCCTGCTCACGATGTGCGCGATCCTCGTCGTGACGATCCTGATCCCGATGGTCGCGGGCGCTCAGCGATTCACGGTGCTGACCGGCTCCATGACCCCCACGTATCCGCCGGGGACACTGCTGGTCGTCACACCTGCCGACCCCGGCACACTCGGGGTCGGAACGGCGATCACCTACCAGATCGAGTCCGGACGGCCCGCCGTCGTCACGCACCGCATCGTCGCGGTCGAGCAGAACACGATCGGCGAGCGCACCTTCCTCACGCAGGGCGACGCCAACCGCACGCCGGACGAGAAACCCGTTCGGGGCGAACAGATCCGAGGACGGGTGTGGTACTCCGTCCCCTACCTCGGGCACGTCAACAGCTGGCTCACCGGTCAGCAGCGCACCTGGATCCTGGGCGCCGTGGTGACCGGGTTGTTCGGCTACGCCGCCTACATGTTCCTCAGCGGGGTCCGCGACGGTCGCCGGGAGAAAGTCCGCGATGACGCATAG
- a CDS encoding alternate-type signal peptide domain-containing protein: MNKQTKAALAAGAGALLLLGGAGSLAYWHDETDIGGNAEIQSGTLALDDCAAGGAGWSDVSPDATTGGPIADITQFLLVPGDTLEYTCDSTITASGDNLQATLTADTSTISGDAALIARLDKTVTATVGGAPIAANTITSADDNAAIQVKVRLHFQNATGDGVGNGGEAQNSAVNLSAMKLVLQQNTR; this comes from the coding sequence ATGAACAAGCAGACCAAAGCTGCGCTCGCCGCAGGCGCAGGCGCACTCCTCCTTCTCGGCGGGGCAGGCAGCCTCGCGTACTGGCACGACGAGACGGACATCGGCGGCAACGCCGAGATCCAGTCGGGCACCCTCGCGCTGGACGACTGCGCGGCGGGCGGCGCCGGATGGTCGGATGTCAGCCCCGACGCCACCACCGGTGGACCGATCGCCGACATCACCCAGTTCCTGCTGGTCCCCGGCGACACCCTCGAATACACCTGCGATTCCACCATCACCGCGTCGGGCGACAACCTGCAGGCCACCCTGACCGCCGACACGTCGACCATCAGTGGCGACGCCGCACTGATAGCCCGTCTCGACAAGACCGTGACGGCCACGGTCGGGGGCGCCCCGATCGCCGCGAACACCATCACCTCGGCCGACGACAACGCCGCCATCCAGGTGAAGGTCCGTCTGCACTTCCAGAACGCGACCGGCGACGGCGTCGGCAACGGCGGCGAAGCGCAGAATTCCGCCGTCAACCTGTCGGCGATGAAACTCGTCCTGCAGCAGAACACGCGGTAG
- a CDS encoding HAD-IIA family hydrolase, translating to MDMDGVLVHEEHLVPGADLFLAELRESGTPFIVLTNNSIRTPRDLRARLLRTGLDIPEESIWTSALATATFLANQRPGGSAYVVGESGLTTALHDIGYVLTENDPDYVVLGETRTYSFEAITTAIRLVEKGARFIATNPDPTGPSREGSLPATGSVAALISRATGRDPYYVGKPNALMMRSALRAIGAHSANTLMIGDRMDTDIVCGLEAGLQTILVLTGISTRDSVELFPYRPTAVLKSVADLVGRTSDPFDRAHS from the coding sequence ATGGACATGGACGGCGTTCTCGTCCACGAAGAGCATCTGGTCCCCGGCGCCGACCTGTTCCTGGCCGAACTCCGGGAGTCCGGAACCCCGTTCATCGTCCTGACCAACAATTCCATCAGGACACCGCGCGATCTCCGCGCCCGGCTGCTCCGCACCGGCCTCGACATTCCCGAGGAATCGATCTGGACGTCCGCCCTGGCCACCGCGACGTTCCTGGCGAACCAGCGCCCCGGCGGCAGCGCCTACGTCGTCGGCGAATCCGGGCTCACCACCGCACTGCACGACATCGGATACGTCCTCACCGAGAACGATCCCGACTACGTGGTCCTCGGCGAAACCCGCACCTACTCATTCGAGGCCATCACCACCGCAATTCGTTTGGTGGAGAAAGGCGCTCGTTTCATCGCCACCAACCCGGACCCCACCGGACCGTCGCGCGAGGGTTCCCTTCCGGCCACGGGATCCGTTGCGGCACTGATCAGCAGGGCCACCGGCCGCGACCCGTACTACGTGGGCAAGCCGAACGCGCTGATGATGCGCTCGGCCCTGCGAGCCATCGGCGCACATTCCGCGAACACGCTGATGATCGGTGACCGCATGGACACCGACATCGTCTGCGGACTCGAGGCCGGGCTGCAGACCATCCTCGTCCTCACCGGAATCTCGACGCGGGATTCGGTGGAACTGTTCCCCTACCGCCCCACTGCGGTGCTCAAATCGGTCGCCGACCTGGTCGGCCGCACGTCGGATCCGTTCGACCGCGCACACAGCTGA
- a CDS encoding sulfite exporter TauE/SafE family protein, whose translation MTPLEVIAILVAGVGAGAINAIVGSGTLITFPTLVAFGFPPVTATMSNAIGLVAGGVSGTWGYRRELAGQGPRLRWQIPASLCGAVLGSWLLLHLPETVFELVVPVLLILALILVVLQPRIQAWAKQRGSHEAGLSTTRLTLLTVGTFAVGVYGGYFTAAQGILLMGVMGAILPESLQRMNGAKNLLSLIVNVVAATAYTLVAFDRISWAAAGLIAVGSLIGGVLGARYGRRLSPTALRGTIVVVGLIGLFRLLA comes from the coding sequence GTGACACCACTCGAAGTCATCGCGATCCTGGTTGCCGGCGTCGGCGCGGGAGCGATCAACGCCATCGTCGGCAGCGGCACGCTCATCACCTTCCCCACCCTGGTGGCTTTCGGGTTCCCTCCGGTGACCGCCACGATGTCGAACGCGATCGGCCTGGTCGCCGGTGGCGTGTCCGGCACGTGGGGGTACCGGCGGGAGCTGGCCGGGCAGGGACCGCGGCTGCGGTGGCAGATCCCGGCGTCTCTGTGCGGTGCGGTTCTCGGCTCGTGGCTGTTGCTGCACCTCCCCGAAACGGTGTTCGAACTCGTCGTCCCGGTACTGCTGATCCTCGCCCTGATCCTGGTGGTGCTGCAGCCGAGGATCCAGGCCTGGGCGAAGCAGCGCGGCAGCCACGAGGCCGGCCTGAGCACGACGCGGCTCACCCTGCTGACCGTCGGCACGTTCGCCGTCGGCGTGTACGGCGGATACTTCACCGCTGCGCAGGGCATTCTGCTGATGGGCGTGATGGGCGCGATCCTGCCGGAGAGCCTGCAACGGATGAACGGCGCGAAGAATCTGCTGTCGCTCATCGTCAACGTCGTCGCCGCGACCGCCTACACCCTCGTGGCCTTCGACCGGATCAGCTGGGCAGCCGCCGGCCTCATCGCGGTGGGCTCGCTGATCGGCGGCGTCCTCGGCGCCCGCTACGGCCGCCGCCTGTCCCCCACCGCACTGCGGGGAACCATCGTCGTCGTCGGTCTCATCGGCCTGTTCCGGCTGCTCGCATAG
- a CDS encoding putative leader peptide, producing the protein MNYPARPAWRRRHIDLCRTTSCHC; encoded by the coding sequence ATGAACTACCCCGCGCGCCCCGCGTGGCGCAGACGGCACATCGACCTGTGCCGTACCACCTCCTGCCACTGTTGA
- a CDS encoding amino acid ABC transporter permease, which yields MVSAAVLVLLAQFVHGLATNPGWDWATFAKYFTAGSVLQALWMTVKLTLWGTVLGFALGVVLAVGRLSHNPVLQVIAWVYIWAFRSIPLIVQLLFWFNITYLYQTLSLGIPFGPGFFTFEVNGVISGFTAAVIGLALHQAAYSAEIIRSGIISVDHGQIEAAQSLGIPRRRQFFKIVLPQAMRGILPNAANEVISLFKGTSIVSTMAIAELFYQVQVIFGRNGRVVPLLMVATIWYIILTTLLSIGQYYVERHYARGSARALPPTPWQKVTRKFAEIRDAGVSVPRGATK from the coding sequence GTGGTCAGCGCCGCCGTGCTGGTGCTGCTCGCCCAGTTCGTCCACGGCCTCGCCACCAACCCGGGGTGGGACTGGGCGACGTTCGCCAAGTACTTCACCGCCGGGTCCGTGCTGCAGGCGCTGTGGATGACGGTGAAGCTGACCCTGTGGGGGACGGTCCTCGGATTCGCGCTCGGTGTGGTGCTGGCGGTCGGCCGCCTGTCGCACAACCCGGTGCTGCAGGTGATCGCCTGGGTGTACATCTGGGCGTTCCGGTCGATCCCGCTGATCGTGCAACTCCTGTTCTGGTTCAACATCACGTACCTGTATCAGACTCTGTCGCTGGGTATTCCGTTCGGACCGGGCTTCTTCACGTTCGAGGTCAACGGCGTCATCAGCGGCTTCACCGCCGCCGTCATCGGTCTGGCGCTGCACCAGGCCGCGTACTCCGCCGAGATCATCCGCTCCGGCATCATCTCGGTGGACCACGGGCAGATCGAGGCGGCGCAGTCACTGGGCATTCCGCGTCGTCGCCAGTTCTTCAAGATCGTTCTGCCCCAGGCGATGCGCGGTATCCTGCCGAACGCCGCAAACGAGGTGATCAGCCTGTTCAAGGGCACGTCGATCGTGTCGACCATGGCGATCGCGGAACTGTTCTACCAGGTTCAGGTGATCTTCGGCCGCAACGGTCGCGTCGTGCCCCTGCTGATGGTCGCGACCATCTGGTACATCATCCTGACCACGCTGTTGTCGATCGGTCAGTACTACGTCGAGCGGCACTACGCGCGCGGATCGGCTCGGGCGCTGCCCCCGACTCCGTGGCAGAAGGTCACCCGGAAATTCGCCGAGATCCGCGACGCCGGCGTCTCCGTACCGAGAGGGGCCACGAAATGA
- a CDS encoding amino acid ABC transporter ATP-binding protein: MTTDIQQAEFAVEVRGVHKSFGALDVLQGVDLLVRKGEVTVILGPSGSGKSTLLRTLNHLEKVDRGTIRIDGDLIGYRRKGNKLHELRERDILRQRSRIGFVFQNFNLFPHLTVLENVVEAPVSAQGRDRAEVEAEAIALLERVGVGDKAHEYPRQLSGGQQQRVAIARALALRPAVILFDEPTSALDPELVGEVLAVIKQLARDGATLVIVTHEVGFAREVADTAVFMDGGVVVEQGPPAQVIDDPQHDRTKAFLSRVL; the protein is encoded by the coding sequence ATGACCACCGACATCCAGCAGGCGGAGTTCGCGGTGGAGGTCCGCGGAGTCCACAAGTCCTTCGGCGCACTCGACGTCCTCCAGGGTGTGGACCTGCTGGTCCGCAAGGGTGAGGTGACGGTGATCCTGGGCCCGTCGGGTTCCGGCAAGTCCACGCTGCTGCGCACGCTCAACCACCTGGAGAAGGTCGACCGGGGCACCATCCGGATCGACGGCGACCTCATCGGCTACCGGCGCAAGGGCAACAAGCTCCACGAACTGCGGGAACGCGACATCCTGAGGCAGCGGTCCCGGATCGGATTCGTGTTCCAGAACTTCAACCTGTTCCCCCACCTCACGGTGCTGGAGAACGTGGTCGAGGCACCGGTGTCGGCGCAGGGCCGCGACCGGGCCGAGGTCGAGGCCGAGGCGATCGCACTGCTGGAACGGGTCGGCGTGGGTGACAAGGCCCACGAGTACCCGCGGCAACTGTCCGGCGGCCAGCAGCAGCGGGTCGCGATCGCCCGGGCTCTCGCGTTGCGCCCGGCCGTGATCCTGTTCGACGAGCCCACGTCGGCGCTCGACCCCGAACTGGTCGGTGAGGTCCTCGCCGTCATCAAACAACTGGCACGCGACGGCGCCACCCTCGTCATCGTCACCCACGAGGTGGGTTTCGCGCGGGAGGTCGCCGACACGGCCGTCTTCATGGACGGCGGCGTCGTCGTGGAGCAGGGCCCGCCCGCGCAGGTCATCGACGACCCGCAGCACGACCGCACCAAAGCCTTCCTCTCCCGAGTTCTCTGA
- a CDS encoding ABC transporter substrate-binding protein: MSTARFRKKILASAVTTVALLAAACGGGDVEDEGAGPTSAAGYNLTADQNRVTTDEVESIAAKVPQQIRDRGTLIVTGSAGSAPPLRFYADDDKTLIGSETDFAYLIGDVLGLKVDLQAADWAQNFVRIDSGEADAFISNVTVTEERKEKYDFSTYRLDTVAFETKKDSGIQIKEPKDVAGLKIAVSSGTNQEALLVKWSEQNVAAGLEPTDITYYQNATDYYLPLASGRIDAYFGPNPSSSFHVAQAGETEIAGTFSGAGDALQGEIAVLTKKDNGLITAVNEAINHVIENGMYAEVLDRWNIANEAVNTSVVNPPGLPKTS, translated from the coding sequence ATGTCCACCGCACGGTTCCGTAAGAAGATTCTGGCCTCGGCCGTCACCACCGTCGCTCTCCTCGCCGCCGCGTGCGGTGGCGGCGACGTCGAGGACGAGGGGGCGGGGCCGACCTCCGCCGCCGGCTACAACCTCACCGCGGATCAGAATCGCGTCACCACCGACGAGGTCGAGTCGATCGCCGCGAAGGTTCCCCAGCAGATCCGCGACCGCGGCACGCTCATCGTGACGGGCAGCGCCGGTTCTGCTCCGCCGCTGCGTTTCTACGCCGACGACGACAAGACGCTCATCGGCTCGGAGACCGACTTCGCATACCTGATCGGCGACGTTCTCGGTCTGAAGGTCGACCTCCAGGCGGCGGACTGGGCGCAGAACTTCGTCCGGATCGATTCGGGGGAGGCCGACGCGTTCATCTCCAACGTCACCGTCACCGAGGAGCGGAAGGAGAAGTACGACTTCTCGACGTACCGCCTCGACACGGTCGCGTTCGAGACGAAGAAGGACAGCGGAATCCAGATCAAGGAACCCAAGGACGTCGCGGGCCTGAAGATCGCGGTCTCCTCCGGCACCAATCAGGAAGCGCTGCTGGTGAAGTGGAGCGAGCAGAACGTCGCGGCCGGCCTCGAACCCACCGACATCACCTATTACCAGAACGCCACCGACTACTACCTGCCCCTCGCGTCGGGCCGCATCGATGCCTACTTCGGGCCCAACCCGTCGTCGTCGTTCCACGTGGCACAGGCCGGGGAGACCGAGATCGCCGGAACGTTCTCGGGCGCGGGCGACGCGCTCCAGGGTGAGATCGCCGTGCTCACCAAGAAGGACAACGGGCTGATCACCGCAGTCAACGAGGCCATCAACCACGTCATCGAGAACGGCATGTACGCAGAGGTTCTCGACCGTTGGAACATCGCGAACGAGGCCGTGAACACGTCGGTCGTCAACCCGCCCGGGCTCCCGAAGACCAGCTGA
- a CDS encoding GNAT family N-acetyltransferase: MSERTDPVQTVFVDQTDPLAAPLLEELATEYSTRYGRSRDQMYEDLSTYPAEEFAAPGGALLVVVEDGTSVAGGAFRRYDDTTAELKRIWTSSSHRRRGLGRIVLRELEAEIVRAGYSRIFLTTGPRQPEAVALYLAAGYTALFDRSLPPQDIGIHGFEKLLHTALPSDCAAKEYESV, from the coding sequence GTGAGCGAGAGGACCGACCCCGTGCAGACCGTGTTCGTCGATCAGACCGATCCACTGGCCGCGCCGCTGCTCGAAGAACTGGCGACCGAATACAGCACTCGGTACGGGCGCTCCCGGGACCAGATGTACGAGGACCTCAGCACGTATCCGGCGGAGGAGTTCGCCGCGCCGGGTGGCGCGCTGCTCGTCGTGGTCGAGGACGGGACGTCGGTGGCGGGCGGGGCCTTCCGCCGCTACGACGACACGACCGCGGAACTCAAGCGGATCTGGACCTCGTCCTCGCACCGCAGACGCGGACTCGGGCGCATCGTGCTGCGGGAACTCGAGGCGGAGATCGTCCGGGCCGGTTACTCACGCATCTTCCTCACCACCGGGCCGCGGCAGCCCGAGGCGGTGGCCCTGTACCTGGCCGCGGGGTACACGGCACTGTTCGATCGTTCCCTCCCACCGCAGGACATCGGAATCCACGGATTCGAGAAGCTCCTGCACACCGCCCTGCCTTCCGATTGCGCCGCAAAGGAGTACGAGTCCGTATGA